In Balaenoptera musculus isolate JJ_BM4_2016_0621 chromosome 17, mBalMus1.pri.v3, whole genome shotgun sequence, a genomic segment contains:
- the SLC10A5 gene encoding sodium/bile acid cotransporter 5 yields MIRKLLMVLLLSSVTLGEARKSFLSFLNTEKTELLFFTKTEETVIVRSSYRDKQPNSSYLFVQLEDPKMLQVVNVTKTLSDVTNFTINLVTDEDGETNLTIQLWDSEGRQERLIEEIKNVKVRVLKQRQDSLFQASNLIDRNILMLFLPMILLNKCAFGCKIELQVFQTIWKRPLPIILGAVIQFFLMPFCGFLLTQILALPEAQAFGFVMTCTCPGGGGGYLFALLLEGDVTLAILMTCTSTLLALITMPANSYIYSRMLGLSGTLHIPVSKIMSTLLFILIPISVGIIIKRRLPEKANFLERIIRPLSFILMFVGIYLTFRMGLMFLKTVNLEVLLLGVLVPALGLSFGYFFAKISMLPLPVCKTVAIEGGVLNSFLALAVIQLSFSQSNADLASVAPFTVAMCSGCEILLILLFYKAKKRCILTIEEKRKKNPLV; encoded by the coding sequence ATGATTAGAAAACTTCTTATGGTCCTGCTTTTGTCGTCTGTGACTCTTGGAGAAGCAAGGAAATCGTTTCTCAGTTTTCTGAACACAGAAAAGACTGAATTACTATTTTTCACAAAGACTGAAGAAACTGTCATTGTAAGGTCAAGTTACAGAGATAAACAGCCAAACTCCAGCTACCTCTTTGTGCAACTAGAAGATCCTAAAATGCTCCAAGTGGTGAATGTGACTAAGACCTTATCAGATGTTACCAACTTTACCATAAACCTGGTGACAGATGAAGACGGGGAGACAAATCTGACCATTCAATTGTGGGATTCTGAAGGTAGGCAAGAAAGACtcattgaagaaataaagaatgtcaAAGTCAGAGTGCTCAAACAAAGACAAGACAGTCTTTTCCAGGCATCAAACCTTATTGATAGAAATATCCTTATGCTTTTTCTACCAATGATACTGTTAAATAAATGTGCGTTTGGTTGTAAGATTGAATTACAGGTGTTTCAAACAATATGGAAGAGACCTTTGCCAATAATTCTTGGGGCAGTTATACAGTTTTTTCTTATGCCATTTTGTGGATTCCTTTTGACGCAGATTTTGGCATTGCCTGAGGCACAGGCTTTTGGATTTGTAATGACCTGTACATgcccaggagggggtgggggctaTCTCTTTGCTCTGCTTCTAGAAGGAGATGTCACTTTGGCCATTTTGATGACTTGCACATCAACGTTACTGGCCCTGATAACGATGCCTGCCAATTCGTACATATATAGTAGGATGTTAGGGTTATCAGGTACTTTGCATATTCCTGTTTCTAAAATTATGTCAACACTCCTTTTCATACTTATACCTATATCAGTGGGAATAATCATCAAGCGTAGACTACCTGAAAAAGCAAACTTCCTGGAGAGGATCATTAGACctctgagttttattttaatgtttgtaggGATTTATTTGACTTTCAGAATGGGATTAATGTTTCTAAAAACAGTGAACCTAGAAGTGCTTCTATTGGGTGTCTTAGTTCCTGCTTTGGGTTTGTCGTTTGGGTACTTTTTTGCTAAAATTTCTATGCTGCCTCTTCCTGTTTGTAAAACTGTTGCTATCGAAGGTGGGGTACTGAATAGTTTCTTAGCCCTTGCTGTTATTCAGCTTTCTTTTTCACAGTCCAATGCAGACTTGGCTTCTGTGGCTCCTTTCACAGTGGCCATGTGTTCTGGATGTGAAATTTTACTGATCCTTCTGTTCTACAAGGCTAAGAAAAGATGTATCCTTAccatagaagagaaaagaaagaaaaatcccctGGTCTAA